A genome region from Sphingobium sp. WTD-1 includes the following:
- a CDS encoding DUF47 family protein, with translation MRQIAALPYTSDPIDGSMQILLITSRDTGRWVIPKGNRIKGLAGHRAAEVEAFEEAGIHGIACPAPIGRYSYDKRKRSGKSREANVEVFPLAVTGHLTQWPEKGQRELRWFSVAEAAKAVDEPELQSIIAAFREPPADPGWFLRLLLSIREKQSERTGMLRWFHALMPKQGRFFEQFEDHAATLVAGADALAKLLKGGPDMDAHIKEISDREHEADDIIRDVLQDVRRIFVTPFDRSAITGLIGVMDDAIDQMNQTAKAIALYEVKDFAPQMQDMSALIVECARITAEAMPLLRSLNINSARLHELTERLVKLEGHADILHEAGLKALYQQARAGNPMDFIVGNEIYSHLEKVTDRFEDVANEISGLVIDHA, from the coding sequence ATGCGCCAGATTGCCGCTCTCCCCTATACCAGCGACCCGATCGACGGGTCGATGCAGATCCTGCTGATCACGTCGCGCGACACCGGGCGCTGGGTGATTCCCAAGGGCAATCGCATCAAGGGGCTGGCCGGCCATCGTGCCGCGGAAGTCGAGGCGTTTGAGGAAGCGGGCATCCATGGCATCGCCTGTCCCGCGCCGATCGGCCGATACAGCTATGACAAGCGCAAGCGCAGCGGCAAGTCGCGCGAGGCGAATGTCGAGGTTTTTCCGCTTGCCGTGACCGGCCATCTGACGCAATGGCCCGAAAAAGGGCAGCGCGAGCTGCGCTGGTTTTCCGTCGCCGAAGCCGCAAAGGCCGTCGACGAACCCGAACTGCAATCGATCATCGCGGCTTTCCGCGAACCGCCCGCCGATCCGGGCTGGTTCCTCCGGTTGCTGCTGTCGATCCGCGAGAAGCAAAGTGAAAGGACTGGAATGCTGCGCTGGTTTCACGCGCTGATGCCCAAGCAGGGGCGTTTCTTCGAGCAATTCGAAGACCATGCCGCGACCCTGGTCGCCGGCGCCGACGCCCTGGCCAAGCTGCTCAAGGGCGGCCCGGACATGGACGCGCATATCAAGGAGATTTCGGACCGCGAGCATGAGGCGGACGACATCATCCGCGACGTGCTGCAGGACGTCCGCCGCATCTTCGTCACCCCGTTCGACCGTAGCGCCATCACCGGCCTGATCGGCGTGATGGACGACGCGATTGACCAGATGAACCAGACCGCCAAGGCGATCGCGCTCTATGAGGTCAAGGATTTCGCGCCGCAGATGCAGGACATGAGCGCGCTGATCGTCGAATGCGCGCGGATCACGGCGGAAGCGATGCCGCTGCTGCGCTCGCTCAACATCAATTCCGCGCGGCTGCACGAGCTGACCGAACGGCTGGTGAAGCTGGAAGGCCATGCCGACATATTGCATGAGGCGGGCCTCAAGGCCCTGTACCAGCAGGCCCGCGCCGGCAACCCGATGGACTTCATCGTCGGCAACGAAATCTACAGCCATCTGGAAAAGGTGACGGACCGGTTCGAGGACGTCGCCAACGAGATTTCCGGCCTGGTCATCGACCACGCCTGA
- a CDS encoding XRE family transcriptional regulator yields the protein MADVTDRKLYLGPKLRVLRRELGLNQTRMAEELGVSPSYLNHLERNQRPLTAQMLLRLANTYDIDIRDFTASSQDGAASDLAEILSDALVRDIGIARDEVLEVAENYPGVSEAIGRFYRALADLRRLPEQMQASGRGAAPTPLVAPVDWWRETVAKAGNHFAEIDAAAEGIAAQLEEDPALLQAGLRTRLKERHGMAVQMVRADVLAGTVRHYDMHRRRLMLSEQLPASGRLFAMAYQLCAQEMADLIAAQVTRTAPPDEDSRRLAVIALTNYAAAALIMPYDRFRQAAEASRYDLPLLRARFGMSTEQLAHRLTSLNRTGARGIPFFMVRIDRAGIVSKRFDGEAYPFARYGGTCPRWDVHAADAPDILLPQLIETLDERRFLTLAIALPRADGARGRQVIALGCEAKHAGRIIHADGIDTERDDAVTVGPTCHLCERRDCPDRALPPVTRALDLHSYERTASPFPFRRV from the coding sequence ATGGCAGATGTGACCGATCGGAAGCTCTATCTCGGCCCCAAGCTGCGCGTGCTGCGCCGCGAACTGGGGCTGAACCAGACGCGCATGGCCGAGGAACTGGGTGTGTCGCCCAGCTATCTCAACCATCTGGAGCGCAACCAGCGGCCGCTGACAGCGCAGATGCTGCTGCGGCTGGCCAATACCTATGACATCGATATTCGCGACTTCACCGCCAGCAGCCAGGACGGTGCGGCGAGCGACCTGGCCGAGATATTGTCCGATGCGCTGGTGCGCGACATCGGCATCGCGCGCGACGAAGTGCTGGAAGTCGCGGAAAATTATCCCGGCGTCAGCGAGGCGATCGGCCGATTCTACCGCGCGCTGGCCGATCTGCGCCGCCTGCCCGAGCAGATGCAGGCGAGCGGGCGCGGCGCCGCCCCTACCCCGCTGGTCGCGCCGGTCGACTGGTGGCGCGAGACGGTAGCCAAGGCCGGTAATCATTTCGCCGAAATCGACGCCGCGGCCGAAGGGATCGCCGCGCAGCTGGAGGAAGACCCGGCGCTGTTGCAAGCCGGGCTGCGCACGCGCCTGAAGGAGCGGCACGGCATGGCGGTGCAGATGGTGCGCGCCGATGTGCTGGCCGGGACGGTGCGCCATTATGACATGCACCGGCGGCGGCTGATGCTGAGCGAGCAACTGCCGGCATCGGGGCGGCTGTTCGCCATGGCCTATCAGCTCTGCGCGCAGGAGATGGCCGACCTGATCGCGGCGCAGGTGACGCGCACGGCACCGCCGGACGAGGACAGCCGCCGGCTCGCCGTCATTGCGCTGACCAACTATGCCGCCGCGGCGCTGATCATGCCCTATGACCGGTTCCGCCAGGCAGCGGAGGCGAGCCGATATGACCTTCCCTTGCTGCGCGCCCGCTTCGGCATGTCGACCGAGCAGCTGGCGCATCGGCTCACCAGCCTCAACCGCACCGGCGCGCGCGGCATCCCCTTCTTCATGGTGCGGATCGACCGGGCCGGGATCGTGTCCAAGCGCTTCGATGGCGAGGCCTACCCCTTTGCCCGCTATGGCGGCACCTGCCCGCGCTGGGACGTGCATGCGGCCGACGCGCCCGACATCCTGCTGCCGCAACTGATCGAGACGCTGGACGAGCGGCGCTTCCTCACGCTGGCGATCGCCCTGCCCCGTGCCGATGGCGCGCGCGGGCGGCAGGTGATTGCGCTGGGCTGCGAGGCGAAACATGCCGGGCGGATCATCCATGCCGATGGCATCGATACCGAGCGCGACGACGCGGTGACGGTGGGGCCGACCTGTCATCTGTGCGAGCGGCGCGACTGCCCGGACCGGGCACTGCCGCCGGTGACGCGCGCGCTGGACCTGCACAGCTATGAGCGGACCGCCAGCCCCTTCCCGTTCCGGCGGGTTTAG
- a CDS encoding inorganic phosphate transporter → MEAHLAFPLLIALIGVALLFDFLNGLHDAANSIATIVSTRVLKPQYAVAWAAFFNFIAFLFFGLHVAETVGKGIVSADIIDASVIFGALMGAIAWNLITWGLGIPSSSSHALVGGLLGAGTAKSGLSAIVWSGVFKTSAAIVISPAVGLFLALILVLAISWIFRKFTPQGADRVFRKLQLVSASLYSLGHGGNDAQKTMGIIAVLLYSQGLLTGGFHVPMWVVLSCQAAMGLGTLLGGWKIVHTMGSKITRLTPAQGFCAETGGAITLFMATHLGVPVSTTHTITGAIVGVGASRRLSAVRWNVASSIIVAWVVTLPAAAAIGALFYGLTRLF, encoded by the coding sequence ATGGAAGCCCATCTCGCCTTCCCGCTGCTGATCGCGCTGATCGGCGTTGCGCTGCTGTTCGACTTCCTGAACGGCCTGCACGACGCCGCCAACTCGATCGCGACCATCGTGTCGACGCGGGTTCTGAAACCCCAATATGCGGTCGCCTGGGCCGCCTTCTTCAACTTCATCGCCTTCCTCTTCTTTGGCCTGCATGTCGCCGAGACGGTGGGCAAGGGCATCGTCAGCGCCGACATCATCGACGCCTCGGTGATCTTCGGCGCGCTGATGGGGGCGATCGCCTGGAACCTCATCACCTGGGGCCTGGGCATCCCCTCCTCCTCCAGCCATGCCCTGGTCGGCGGCCTGCTGGGCGCGGGCACGGCCAAGTCCGGCCTGTCGGCCATCGTGTGGAGCGGCGTGTTCAAGACCAGCGCGGCGATCGTGATATCGCCCGCCGTCGGCCTGTTCCTGGCGCTGATACTGGTGCTGGCGATCAGCTGGATCTTTCGCAAGTTCACGCCGCAGGGCGCGGACCGGGTGTTCCGCAAGCTGCAGCTGGTTTCCGCCTCGCTCTATTCGCTGGGCCATGGCGGCAATGACGCGCAGAAGACGATGGGCATCATCGCGGTGCTGCTCTATTCGCAGGGGCTGCTGACCGGCGGCTTCCATGTGCCGATGTGGGTGGTGCTGAGCTGTCAGGCGGCGATGGGCCTGGGCACGTTGCTGGGCGGCTGGAAGATCGTCCACACCATGGGATCGAAGATCACCCGCCTGACCCCAGCGCAGGGCTTCTGCGCGGAAACGGGCGGCGCGATCACCCTGTTCATGGCGACCCATCTGGGCGTGCCGGTATCGACGACCCATACCATCACCGGCGCCATCGTCGGCGTGGGCGCGTCCCGCCGGCTGTCGGCGGTGCGCTGGAACGTGGCGTCGAGCATCATCGTCGCCTGGGTCGTGACCCTGCCGGCGGCGGCCGCGATCGGCGCGCTGTTTTATGGCCTGACGCGTTTGTTCTGA